Proteins from one Impatiens glandulifera chromosome 2, dImpGla2.1, whole genome shotgun sequence genomic window:
- the LOC124924434 gene encoding probable polygalacturonase At3g15720: MRDNSSCKVVGIGTIKLKIFDGVVRRLNDVRHVPDLKKNLISLSSLDSKGYNYTLEGGVMKIIPYMKLCLLEYSMIEEGYSQITEIDFTGIFSPVVKHILIRVLLGIMAMHILELDQLDVKTLFLHGEMFNLFLSVFSVALFSLGFSLAATFDVTKFGAVGNGQHDDSEAFLKAWNSVCGSSIGGIMVVPVKTYFLAPLVFEGPCKSSSIQVQIDGTLVAPKTRSGWKRCEGDTWIMFSQVNGLHIHGNGKFDGQGLPWWNKLNFVYNHEVDNRRHGYLNIMQALRFSKCNNLQLNGLQHINPPKNHISINDCNNVQVSNIEIHAPEKSPNTDGIDISSSTNVKITDSIISSGDDCFAINSGCSDIFIENVKCGPGHGISVGSLGKDGSFATVEGVFVQNCTLIGTSNGVRIKTWEGGKGYAKNIRFENIILENVKNPIIIDQHYCNGRHDCKKQANGVQVSDVKYSNIKGTSATDQAIFFDCSDDVPCTDIVLDNIKISLDKTSGSTDSVSAMCKNVEGTITLTSPNVACLHTNHN, encoded by the exons ATGAGAGATAATTCATCATGCAAGGTTGTGGGTATAggaacaataaaattaaagatatttgaTGGAGTTGTTCGAAGACTTAATGATGtgagacatgttcctgatttgaagaaaaatcttATTTCTCTTAGTAGCCTCGATTCAAAAGGTTACAATTACACTCTTGAAGGTGGAGTTATGAAG ATAATCCCATATATGAAATTATGCCTTCTCGAATACTCGATGATCGAGGAAGGTTATAGTCAAATTACAGAGATTGATTTTACTGGCATATTTTCTCCAGTTGTGAAACATATTTTGATTCGAGTATTACTTGGCATCATGGCGATGCATATTTTGGAGCTTGATCAACTAGATGTGAAGACTTTGTTTCTACATGGA GAAATGTTTAATCTTTTCTTATCGGTTTTTAGTGTCGCACTATTTAGTTTAGGATTTAGTTTAGCGGCTACATTTGACGTGACAAAATTTGGAGCGGTTGGAAATGGACAACATGATGATTCTGAG GCATTTTTGAAAGCATGGAATAGTGTTTGTGGAAGTAGCATTGGTGGAATCATGGTGGTGCCGGTGAAGACATATTTTCTCGCTCCTTTAGTTTTCGAAGGACCTTGCAAGTCCTCGTCGATTCAAGTTCAG ATTGATGGAACTTTGGTGGCACCCAAAACTAGAAGTGGATGGAAAAGATGTGAAGGTGATACATGGATTATGTTCTCACAAGTTAATGGCCTCCACATTCATGGgaatgggaaatttgatggtCAAGGCTTGCCATGGTGGAATAAGCTCAACTTTGTTTACAACCATGAAGTTGATAATCGTCGACATGGTTAT ttaaacataatgcAGGCACTAAGGTTCAGTAAATGCAATAATCTTCAACTTAATGGATTACAACATATTAATCCTCCAAAAAACCATATAAGCATTAATGATTGCAATAATGTCCAAGTTTCCAACATTGAGATACATGCACCAGAGAAAAGCCCTAATACGGATGGGATCGACATATCTTCCTCCACTAATGTTAAAATCACGGATTCTATAATTAGCAGTG GAGATGATTGTTTTGCCATCAATTCCGGTTGTTCGGACATTTTCattgaaaatgttaaatgtgGACCTGGACATGGAATAAG tGTTGGGAGTCTTGGGAAAGATGGATCTTTTGCAACTGTGGAAGGTGTTTTTGTACAAAATTGCACTTTAATTGGTACATCAAATGGAGTAAGGATTAAAACATGGGAG ggAGGCAAAGGATACGCTAAGAATAttagatttgaaaatattattctcGAAAATGTAAAAAATCCTATTATTATTGATCAACACTATTGCAATGGACGTCATGATTGTAAGAAACAG GCCAATGGAGTGCAGGTGAGCGACGTGAAGTATTCAAACATAAAAGGAACATCGGCCACAGACCAAGCGATATTTTTTGATTGCAGCGATGATGTTCCTTGTACTGACATTGTCCTTGATAACATCAAAATATCGTTGGATAAAACGAGTGGTTCGACTGATAGTGTTTCGGCCATGTGCAAGAACGTAGAGGGAACAATTACTTTAACTTCGCCAAATGTCGCTTGCTTACATACTAATCATAATTAA
- the LOC124924433 gene encoding F-box/kelch-repeat protein At2g44130-like codes for MDESIARLPECLILECLARLHLKEIHVASRVCHKWLRLIRSRYFYTLRKQLGYTNQVACLLQNFPPPKNYNLKYVINMFDPINREWNRLPVPNFTNGLPWSTSIASSEGKLVVFTDCDPKSRDPVKSVFVLDFVTWRWRKGNGMPLIRSPKFCTVTSQCHRIFISGDIGREEDAVWEYDVGKEEWTEFHRVRSGQIRQLQVIGEELWVIIGCRGITNISMFKHGVDVYHLQTKKWRQVKLDLEGLDDLFDPQIDLKLYELMKKFSENKLWVMENCSQLQLGKQSLLMSPTATLNSGCYGQEELFVMQDQDGNFERMQPNSVFSGYVESSCCVEF; via the coding sequence ATGGATGAATCTATAGCTCGTTTGCCTGAATGCTTGATTCTTGAGTGTCTTGCTCGTCTACACCTCAAGGAGATACATGTTGCATCGAGAGTCTGTCATAAATGGCTTCGTCTTATTCGATCTCGTTATTTTTACACTCTTAGGAAACAACTGGGATATACGAATCAGGTGGCTTGCTTGCTCCAGAACTTTCCTCCGCCAAAAAACTATAATCTCAAATATGTAATCAACATGTTTGACCCGATTAATCGGGAGTGGAACCGACTTCCTGTCCCTAATTTCACAAATGGGCTTCCTTGGTCGACTTCAATTGCTAGCTCAGAAGGGAAACTCGTCGTGTTTACCGACTGCGATCCGAAGAGTCGTGACCCGGTGAAGTCGGTGTTCGTGTTGGATTTTGTGACTTGGCGGTGGAGGAAAGGAAATGGCATGCCTTTAATTAGGAGCCCAAAATTTTGCACCGTGACTTCCCAATGCCATCGAATATTCATTAGCGGTGACATCGGTCGTGAAGAGGATGCAGTTTGGGAGTATGATGTGGGGAAGGAGGAGTGGACCGAGTTCCATCGGGTGAGAAGCGGCCAGATCAGACAACTTCAGGTAATTGGAGAGGAATTATGGGTTATAATCGGATGCAGAGGCATAACAAATATCAGCATGTTCAAACATGGTGTAGATGTGTACCATCTTCAAACTAAGAAATGGAGACAAGTGAAGTTGGATTTGGAAGGACTTGATGACTTGTTTGATCCCCAAATTGACTTGAAATTGTATGAGTTGATGAAGAAGTTTTCCGAGAATAAGTTATGGGTCATGGAAAATTGCTCTCAACTCCAATTGGGTAAGCAAAGTTTACTAATGTCCCCCACAGCAACCCTCAACAGTGGTTGTTATGGTCAGGAGGAATTATTTGTTATGCAGGACCAAGATGGTAATTTTGAAAGAATGCAGCCCAATTCTGTGTTTTCTGGATATGTGGAATCAAGTTGTTGTGTGGAATTCTAA